One Leptospira johnsonii genomic region harbors:
- a CDS encoding DoxX family protein: MLETLLATSNDIVPLVLRLTLGIVIFPHGAQKLLGWFGGYGFKGTYGYFTQTAGLPGIIAFLVIIGESFGSVALILGLVTRFSAISIGIIMLGAALLVHREHGFFINWFGAQKGEGYEFQILAIGLAIALAITGGGAYSLDLAILSSL; encoded by the coding sequence ATGTTAGAAACACTTTTAGCAACCAGCAACGATATCGTTCCATTAGTCTTAAGACTAACCCTAGGGATCGTAATCTTCCCACACGGCGCTCAAAAACTATTGGGTTGGTTCGGCGGTTATGGATTCAAAGGAACCTACGGTTATTTCACCCAAACTGCAGGACTTCCAGGGATCATCGCATTCTTAGTCATAATAGGTGAATCCTTTGGTTCCGTGGCATTGATCCTAGGACTAGTCACACGATTCTCCGCAATTTCTATCGGTATCATCATGTTAGGCGCAGCCCTACTCGTTCATAGAGAACATGGATTTTTTATCAACTGGTTCGGAGCTCAAAAAGGAGAAGGTTACGAATTCCAAATATTGGCTATCGGACTTGCGATTGCATTAGCGATCACCGGTGGAGGAGCTTACTCCTTGGATCTAGCGATCCTTTCTTCACTCTAA
- the ruvA gene encoding Holliday junction branch migration protein RuvA translates to MISGLQGSIRKLEVGSVYLDVHGVTYEIVISFKTYWELKEFQTSAKEVRLHIHHSINERGQKLFGFLQERDKEFFKVMKGLHGIGEMTALKVLSFFSPWELHKIASSGQAKDLEKIPKVRAKTSEKIFFEVKQNLKKLELFLEAGSEDPSIPETSKEKLPSPEDRFKETAVQALVQLGFEDKSALKEVEKILKKQSFTDTGELIREILKNL, encoded by the coding sequence ATGATCTCCGGTCTCCAAGGCTCCATCCGAAAACTGGAAGTAGGCTCCGTGTACCTAGATGTTCACGGAGTTACTTATGAAATCGTAATTTCCTTCAAGACCTATTGGGAACTGAAAGAATTTCAAACTTCTGCAAAAGAAGTCAGACTGCATATCCATCATTCCATCAACGAAAGAGGACAAAAACTTTTCGGATTCCTGCAAGAAAGAGATAAAGAATTTTTTAAAGTGATGAAGGGCCTGCATGGAATAGGAGAAATGACTGCACTGAAAGTCCTCTCCTTCTTCAGTCCTTGGGAATTACATAAGATCGCTTCCTCGGGACAAGCAAAGGACTTGGAAAAAATCCCCAAGGTCAGAGCCAAAACCTCTGAAAAGATCTTTTTCGAAGTAAAACAAAACCTAAAAAAACTAGAATTGTTTTTAGAAGCTGGCTCAGAAGATCCGTCTATCCCGGAAACTTCCAAAGAGAAACTTCCTTCTCCAGAAGATCGATTTAAAGAAACAGCAGTCCAAGCACTCGTTCAATTAGGCTTCGAAGACAAGTCCGCTCTTAAGGAAGTGGAGAAGATCCTAAAAAAACAAAGTTTCACAGATACGGGAGAACTGATCCGAGAGATATTAAAAAATCTTTAA
- a CDS encoding MBL fold metallo-hydrolase, with protein MSLIFHSAALVLAFSFFYCFPLDPDRIKSPSYREGRYHNLDPDEELQGKSPLAILRWKVLGPKDPPAVEGLTEELPTVLERNSKDLLAPEGKVRVVWFGHATVWISSTKNGKTVNVLTDPIFESPILVSRLVKLPIPKEDLPTVDFVVVSHAHRDHLDRDTLRYLRSKNPDLQILLPSGMKSFSEEENLGPTISQELGQISSKESVKITFLPAHHWSRMGFTDTNQYFWGSYSLEAQGKIVYFAGDTGYSSHFKNIAERLGKPVDLALLPIGAYKPRWFMKYAHIGPEEALIASKDLNAKSFAPIHWGTFPLGDDLPKEPMLDLKQRLSFPSSPDTKGIYPPSDGVSWGTKDGVKIVPWTIGTGIDLE; from the coding sequence ATGAGTTTAATTTTCCATTCTGCGGCACTCGTACTCGCATTTTCATTTTTCTATTGTTTTCCCCTGGATCCGGATAGGATAAAATCCCCCAGTTATAGAGAAGGCAGATATCATAATTTAGATCCGGATGAAGAGTTACAAGGAAAGTCTCCCTTGGCTATCCTACGTTGGAAGGTCTTGGGTCCCAAAGATCCTCCCGCAGTCGAAGGACTTACGGAGGAACTTCCTACTGTATTAGAAAGAAACTCAAAAGACTTACTCGCTCCCGAAGGAAAAGTCAGAGTGGTATGGTTCGGACACGCTACGGTTTGGATCTCTTCTACTAAAAATGGAAAAACTGTAAACGTTCTGACAGATCCAATATTTGAATCTCCTATCTTAGTAAGCAGGTTGGTTAAACTTCCTATCCCAAAAGAGGATCTTCCGACTGTGGATTTCGTAGTAGTAAGTCATGCTCATAGGGACCATCTGGACAGAGATACATTACGTTATCTAAGAAGTAAAAATCCGGACTTACAGATCCTTCTTCCCTCTGGAATGAAATCCTTTTCAGAAGAAGAAAATTTGGGACCAACGATTTCTCAGGAGTTGGGCCAAATTAGTAGCAAAGAATCTGTGAAGATCACATTCCTTCCCGCGCATCATTGGAGTAGAATGGGGTTCACTGATACGAACCAATACTTCTGGGGAAGTTATTCTTTAGAGGCCCAAGGAAAGATCGTCTACTTTGCAGGAGATACAGGATATTCTTCTCATTTTAAGAATATCGCAGAACGTTTGGGAAAACCTGTCGACCTTGCCCTTCTTCCTATCGGGGCTTATAAGCCTAGATGGTTTATGAAATACGCGCATATCGGACCGGAAGAAGCGCTGATCGCATCCAAGGATCTAAATGCTAAGTCATTTGCACCTATCCATTGGGGGACATTTCCCTTAGGGGATGATCTTCCTAAGGAGCCTATGTTGGACCTCAAACAAAGACTATCTTTTCCTTCTTCTCCGGATACGAAAGGGATCTATCCTCCTTCCGACGGAGTTTCCTGGGGAACTAAGGACGGCGTAAAAATTGTACCTTGGACTATAGGCACCGGTATAGATTTGGAATGA
- a CDS encoding efflux RND transporter permease subunit, giving the protein MRTIIQSFIHNRLFMYLGVIFIVAAGGMSLCGLRRDAFPNVDMKQLVITTKFPGASPADVELRVTYPIEEKIKEIDGIDEIRSFSRNSVSDIDVRVSLEETDPEKVLDEIRRAVDNAISDFPPQVTEKPKITERKSGSFPIMDFSVYGGKDEIELHTIAEFIELELEKIPGVARVDVFGKRDREWHILVNADRLKQYQLDLSDITRTIRTRNVNLPAGSVDSENAFDLRIDGEFKNPSEIGKIPVRTNDIFSTVRIGNLARVEDTFEYPRFLAIANGQQGLILSVIKKERADAIEVADNVQTRLKELEKVYPEGIKTFKLNDEAKRTKNRLNVVSSNALIGFLIVFGILFLFLDFRTATLTSMSLPLSMLMTFAALPFFDVSFNMISMMGLIISLGMLVDNSIVISENIYTYLGEKMDKTSAALKGSTEMLVPIFGSYLTTVAAFLPMLFMAGIMGKFIWQIPLVVIIALTASLIESFLFLPARIAAFAKTPDELKKSSKFRKSLDSFFARMEERFSDFVALLIRNRNKSFFAIIFVVMGSCGVMSQMDFILFPKEDIEIFLIKAEFPPSSRIFQTKEKMKYMEEILKKIPKEELVSYSTKIGVQQSEPNDPLSRFGENLGVILVYLTPESKRIRKASEILASIEDDIRKTPGLSDVYLEEQAMAPPIGAPITIGVLGKDYEVLKKVSADLQSFLKGIKGVHSVRDDYRNGRKQMYIQLDEGLESFTGVSTFSAANMLRTAYDGERAGNVRQGKTKIYLRVMYDKSFRKNPEEVKSISLRNKAGNITNLAKISRMDLKDSPELLSHRDFERAVTVNADIKIETGMTSREANQKVIDEFKPLIERQYPGVSIVFGGEEKDTQRSMASLGKAGLIALLGIFIILALTLQNVVRPILILSTIPLGFVGIVAGFVLSGKAFSFLAMIGIIGLAGVLVNASIVLVDCIDSIRKSSNAPLDEILLEASRRRFRPILLTTLTTVAGLLPTAYSVGGSDPVLIPMTLALGWGLGFGTLGSLLYVPVTLSVFSHLRAKLGFKTKPEPKHH; this is encoded by the coding sequence ATGAGAACGATAATACAATCTTTCATTCACAATAGACTCTTCATGTATCTTGGAGTCATATTCATTGTTGCTGCGGGGGGAATGTCCCTTTGCGGTTTACGCAGAGACGCTTTTCCTAATGTGGATATGAAGCAGCTCGTGATCACCACAAAATTCCCGGGAGCTTCTCCTGCGGATGTGGAATTACGGGTAACGTATCCTATTGAAGAAAAGATTAAGGAGATAGACGGGATAGACGAGATCCGTTCCTTCTCCCGTAACTCTGTTTCCGATATAGATGTTCGTGTCAGCTTAGAAGAGACGGATCCGGAAAAAGTTTTGGATGAGATCCGAAGAGCAGTAGACAATGCGATCTCCGATTTTCCTCCGCAAGTGACGGAAAAACCTAAAATTACGGAAAGAAAATCAGGGTCCTTCCCGATCATGGACTTCTCCGTTTATGGCGGTAAGGACGAGATTGAGCTTCATACAATCGCTGAATTTATAGAACTGGAACTTGAAAAGATACCAGGAGTAGCAAGAGTAGATGTATTCGGAAAACGTGATAGAGAATGGCATATTCTTGTAAATGCGGACAGACTGAAACAATACCAATTGGATCTTTCCGATATAACTCGGACGATCCGTACTCGGAACGTAAATTTACCTGCGGGTTCCGTAGATTCAGAGAATGCATTCGATCTAAGAATTGACGGAGAATTCAAGAATCCGTCGGAGATCGGGAAAATCCCTGTCAGGACCAATGATATATTCTCCACTGTTCGTATCGGAAATCTGGCAAGGGTAGAGGATACATTCGAATATCCAAGATTTCTTGCGATCGCGAACGGGCAACAAGGCTTAATCCTTTCCGTGATCAAAAAGGAAAGGGCGGATGCGATAGAAGTCGCAGACAATGTACAAACCAGATTGAAAGAACTTGAAAAAGTTTATCCGGAAGGCATCAAAACATTCAAATTAAATGATGAAGCAAAAAGGACCAAGAACAGATTAAATGTGGTCTCTTCTAATGCGCTCATCGGATTTTTGATCGTTTTTGGGATTTTATTTTTGTTCTTAGATTTCAGGACCGCGACTCTGACCTCAATGTCATTGCCTCTTTCGATGCTCATGACATTTGCGGCGCTTCCGTTCTTCGATGTTTCCTTTAATATGATCTCAATGATGGGGCTTATCATTTCTCTCGGGATGTTAGTGGATAACTCCATCGTAATTTCGGAAAATATCTATACTTATCTAGGCGAGAAGATGGACAAAACTTCTGCGGCCTTGAAAGGATCCACTGAGATGTTGGTGCCGATCTTCGGATCATATCTCACTACCGTGGCGGCATTCCTCCCGATGCTGTTCATGGCTGGGATCATGGGAAAATTCATTTGGCAGATCCCACTTGTTGTGATCATTGCGCTAACTGCGAGTTTGATCGAGTCATTCTTATTTCTTCCTGCAAGGATTGCTGCATTTGCAAAAACTCCGGATGAATTGAAGAAGTCCTCTAAGTTCAGAAAATCCTTGGATTCTTTCTTTGCAAGAATGGAGGAAAGGTTTTCCGATTTCGTGGCTTTGCTGATCCGAAATCGAAACAAATCCTTTTTCGCAATTATATTCGTGGTAATGGGCTCTTGCGGTGTAATGTCCCAGATGGACTTTATTCTTTTCCCGAAGGAAGATATTGAGATCTTCTTGATCAAGGCGGAGTTCCCTCCTTCTTCCAGGATATTCCAGACTAAGGAAAAAATGAAGTATATGGAAGAGATTCTGAAGAAAATCCCGAAAGAGGAATTGGTGAGTTATTCGACTAAGATCGGTGTGCAACAGTCGGAGCCGAACGATCCACTCTCCAGATTTGGAGAGAATCTGGGAGTGATCTTAGTGTATCTTACCCCTGAATCCAAACGGATAAGAAAGGCCTCCGAAATATTAGCTTCCATTGAGGATGACATTCGAAAAACGCCAGGACTTTCAGACGTGTATTTGGAAGAACAGGCGATGGCACCTCCGATCGGAGCGCCGATTACAATTGGAGTACTCGGAAAAGATTATGAGGTGCTTAAAAAAGTTTCCGCAGATCTACAGTCCTTCTTAAAAGGGATCAAGGGTGTACATTCCGTTCGCGACGATTATAGGAACGGAAGAAAACAGATGTACATCCAACTGGATGAGGGCTTGGAAAGTTTTACCGGAGTGTCAACCTTCTCCGCCGCGAATATGCTTAGAACTGCATACGATGGAGAAAGAGCGGGTAACGTTCGCCAAGGAAAAACAAAAATTTATCTAAGAGTAATGTACGATAAGAGCTTCCGTAAGAATCCGGAAGAAGTAAAAAGTATTTCTCTTAGAAACAAGGCGGGAAATATTACCAACCTGGCAAAAATTTCCAGAATGGACCTGAAAGATTCTCCTGAATTACTTTCTCATAGGGATTTTGAAAGAGCGGTCACAGTAAACGCGGATATCAAGATCGAGACAGGGATGACTTCCAGAGAAGCCAACCAAAAGGTAATCGACGAGTTCAAACCTCTGATCGAAAGACAATATCCTGGAGTTTCCATCGTGTTCGGAGGAGAAGAGAAGGACACACAAAGGTCCATGGCCTCTCTCGGAAAAGCGGGACTGATTGCGTTACTAGGGATCTTTATCATTCTTGCATTAACTTTGCAGAATGTGGTAAGGCCTATACTGATCTTGAGCACGATCCCACTCGGGTTCGTGGGGATTGTAGCGGGATTCGTATTGTCCGGAAAGGCATTCAGCTTCTTAGCTATGATCGGTATCATAGGACTTGCAGGAGTTCTAGTAAACGCGTCCATCGTGCTTGTGGATTGTATAGATTCTATCCGTAAATCTTCCAATGCACCTTTGGATGAGATCTTACTTGAGGCAAGCCGCAGAAGGTTCCGACCTATCTTACTGACTACCTTGACTACCGTTGCGGGACTTCTTCCTACAGCGTACAGCGTGGGAGGATCAGATCCTGTATTGATCCCTATGACCTTGGCATTAGGTTGGGGACTTGGGTTTGGAACTCTGGGAAGTTTGCTCTATGTTCCTGTAACACTTTCTGTGTTTTCACATTTGAGAGCTAAGTTGGGATTTAAGACAAAGCCTGAACCAAAGCATCACTAA
- a CDS encoding LL-diaminopimelate aminotransferase: MANINENYLKLKAGYLFPEIARRVKVYSEKHPNAKIIRLGIGDVTLPLAPAVVDALVSSSKEMGTPEGFHGYGPEQGYSFLLKAIADNDYAPLGVKLDESEIFVSDGSKCDCGNIQEIFSQDAKIAIGDPVYPVYVDTNVMAGRTGEAGPDGRYANLIYMPSTKENGFQPDFPKERPDLIYLCFPNNPTGTVASKESLKAWVEYAKKNNSIILYDSAYEAFISEPGIPRSIYEVEGAKEVAIEFRSFSKTAGFTGLRCAYIVIPKELKGKTKDGQEVSIGQLWSRRHTTKFNGVSYVTQKAAEAIYSPQGKKEIRASIDTYMSNAKLIREGLIKAGFEVFGGVNAPYIWLKTPNNLSSWDFFDQLLDKAQVVGTPGSGFGPAGEGYFRLSAFGKKDDVIEAIRRISAL, encoded by the coding sequence ATGGCGAATATTAACGAAAATTATCTAAAATTGAAAGCGGGATATTTGTTCCCGGAGATCGCAAGAAGAGTAAAAGTTTATTCTGAAAAACATCCTAACGCAAAAATCATCCGACTCGGGATAGGAGACGTTACTCTTCCTTTGGCTCCTGCAGTTGTAGATGCGCTTGTTTCTTCTTCCAAAGAAATGGGAACCCCCGAAGGATTTCACGGATACGGACCGGAACAAGGTTATTCTTTCTTGCTCAAAGCGATCGCAGATAATGATTATGCTCCTCTTGGAGTAAAACTGGACGAAAGCGAAATTTTCGTATCCGACGGATCCAAATGCGACTGCGGAAATATCCAAGAAATATTCTCTCAAGACGCAAAGATCGCAATCGGAGATCCTGTATATCCGGTCTATGTGGACACTAATGTGATGGCAGGAAGAACAGGAGAAGCTGGACCTGATGGAAGATACGCCAATTTGATCTATATGCCTTCCACAAAAGAGAATGGATTCCAACCTGATTTCCCTAAGGAAAGACCTGATTTAATCTATTTATGTTTTCCTAATAATCCAACAGGAACTGTGGCTTCTAAAGAGTCCCTCAAGGCTTGGGTGGAATACGCTAAAAAGAATAATAGCATCATACTCTACGATTCTGCATATGAGGCTTTCATCTCCGAACCGGGAATTCCAAGATCCATTTACGAGGTAGAAGGAGCCAAAGAAGTTGCGATAGAATTCCGTTCCTTCTCCAAAACTGCTGGATTTACGGGACTTCGTTGTGCTTATATAGTGATCCCTAAAGAATTAAAGGGAAAAACAAAAGACGGCCAAGAAGTTTCCATAGGACAACTTTGGAGTAGAAGACACACCACCAAATTCAACGGTGTTTCTTATGTGACCCAAAAAGCAGCAGAGGCAATCTATTCTCCTCAGGGAAAAAAGGAGATACGCGCAAGTATAGACACTTATATGAGCAACGCCAAATTGATCCGAGAAGGGTTGATCAAAGCAGGATTCGAAGTATTTGGTGGAGTGAACGCGCCTTATATCTGGCTCAAAACTCCGAATAATCTCAGCTCTTGGGATTTCTTCGACCAGTTATTGGACAAGGCTCAGGTGGTAGGAACTCCAGGCTCAGGTTTCGGACCTGCTGGAGAAGGTTATTTCCGACTTTCCGCCTTCGGCAAAAAAGACGATGTAATCGAGGCAATTCGTCGGATCAGTGCTCTGTGA
- a CDS encoding DUF2203 domain-containing protein — MERKIWTYEEARKILPYVRSITEEFYEIVGKVHQELKNGLYQENEQEARETKVEELLVEWSGKIRELGIEVKGLWLVDFDNGKGYYCWHLGEEDLLFEHGYDEGFAGRKPIQNIDEDYE, encoded by the coding sequence ATGGAACGTAAGATCTGGACATACGAAGAAGCTCGTAAAATTCTACCCTATGTCCGATCCATCACGGAAGAGTTTTACGAAATCGTGGGAAAGGTTCACCAAGAACTGAAAAACGGTTTATACCAAGAGAATGAACAAGAAGCCAGAGAAACCAAGGTCGAAGAACTATTGGTGGAATGGTCCGGAAAGATCCGGGAACTTGGGATAGAAGTCAAAGGGCTTTGGCTCGTAGACTTCGACAACGGAAAAGGTTATTATTGTTGGCATCTGGGAGAAGAGGATCTTCTTTTCGAACACGGATACGACGAGGGTTTTGCAGGACGCAAACCGATCCAAAACATAGACGAGGATTACGAATAA
- the pyrB gene encoding aspartate carbamoyltransferase, translating to MAYEHKNILDTDQFSKEDLDFLVERTREMERLVEQNKAFGILEGKLLASLFFEASTRTRLSFEAAMERLGGRVISTVGFQFSSISKGETLYDTMKMIEAYADIAVIRHPVEGSSRIAAGAVKIPVINAGDGAGQHPTQALLDLYTIISEKGKLDGLTLAFIGDLKYGRTIHSLINLLRHYNVHLYLISPPELTLPESYKKGLAGFPITFEESDDIKKVWECDVAYVTRIQEERFPDHKEYERLKESFKVNKELILASKKETTVLHPLPRVNELSTDVDDLPNAAYFRQAKYGVVSRMTLLCLSLGVRF from the coding sequence ATGGCGTACGAGCATAAGAATATCCTGGATACGGATCAGTTCTCCAAAGAGGATCTGGACTTTTTAGTCGAAAGGACCAGAGAGATGGAAAGGCTGGTCGAACAAAATAAGGCCTTTGGGATCTTAGAAGGTAAACTTCTGGCTTCTCTTTTTTTCGAAGCTTCTACAAGGACCAGACTTTCATTCGAAGCTGCCATGGAAAGGCTGGGGGGAAGGGTAATCTCTACAGTAGGTTTCCAATTTTCTTCCATCTCTAAGGGTGAGACCTTATACGATACCATGAAAATGATAGAGGCTTACGCAGACATCGCAGTGATCCGACATCCTGTGGAAGGTTCATCCAGAATTGCGGCAGGCGCAGTCAAGATCCCGGTCATCAATGCAGGGGACGGAGCGGGACAACATCCCACACAAGCGCTCCTGGACCTGTACACGATCATTTCCGAAAAAGGAAAATTAGACGGACTCACTCTTGCCTTTATCGGAGATCTGAAATATGGAAGAACAATTCATAGTTTGATCAATCTTCTTCGCCATTATAATGTTCATCTATATCTGATTTCTCCGCCTGAGCTTACATTACCAGAGTCATATAAGAAAGGACTTGCGGGATTTCCGATTACTTTTGAAGAATCGGATGATATCAAAAAAGTATGGGAATGTGATGTCGCCTATGTGACCCGCATCCAAGAAGAAAGATTTCCGGATCACAAAGAATACGAAAGGCTGAAAGAATCTTTTAAGGTGAATAAGGAATTGATACTTGCATCTAAAAAAGAAACAACAGTGCTTCATCCTCTTCCAAGAGTGAATGAACTCTCTACAGATGTAGACGATCTTCCGAACGCAGCATACTTCCGCCAGGCAAAATACGGAGTGGTGAGCAGAATGACGTTACTCTGCCTTTCACTGGGCGTTCGTTTTTAA
- a CDS encoding DUF819 family protein, with amino-acid sequence MSEIFHWIISVLFLGFVLGFPRLAGSLSKKYKWLGFLGPVVLCYASGIILGNLIPTDFLPKKIAETISEISIPIAIPLLLASSDFGQGIKEARLALFSFFLSCIAVAISSVSVGLFLSSLHPESSKIGGMLAGLYTGGTPNSNAIGLALDTGKATIALVNTVDLLIGGTYLLFLLSFSKKVYSIFLKPEVVSGEEVDIVSEIQVSPKNPVLRLLIGIVLSVLGLAASLGISQAILGTSSAPLILLGITTWGIGISFSKKVRSLNTYPVGYYFILIFSVAIGFLADFGSLVKGASGVLLIVLATMSIAILLHLVFGILFRIPVDTWIITSVSSIYGPAFVPSVATAIGNRGVLILGILTGLVGYAVGNYLGLAVYWFLAR; translated from the coding sequence ATGTCTGAAATATTCCATTGGATAATCTCTGTTTTATTTTTAGGATTCGTTCTCGGATTCCCACGGCTTGCAGGAAGTCTTTCCAAGAAGTATAAATGGCTCGGGTTTTTAGGCCCTGTAGTTCTATGTTATGCTTCCGGAATTATATTAGGTAACTTGATCCCAACCGATTTTTTGCCTAAGAAGATCGCAGAAACAATTTCTGAAATTTCTATCCCGATCGCGATCCCGCTCTTACTCGCATCTTCCGATTTTGGGCAAGGGATCAAAGAAGCAAGACTTGCATTGTTCTCCTTCTTTCTTTCCTGCATTGCTGTTGCGATTTCATCCGTTTCCGTAGGACTTTTCTTAAGCTCCTTACATCCTGAATCTTCTAAAATAGGCGGAATGCTTGCAGGTTTGTATACAGGAGGCACTCCGAATTCGAATGCGATCGGTTTGGCATTGGATACCGGCAAGGCAACGATTGCACTCGTGAACACAGTCGATCTTTTGATTGGCGGAACTTATCTTTTGTTCCTTCTCAGTTTTTCCAAGAAAGTATATTCTATTTTTCTAAAGCCTGAAGTTGTGAGCGGGGAAGAAGTTGATATAGTATCTGAAATACAGGTTTCTCCTAAAAATCCGGTATTACGTTTATTGATCGGAATTGTTCTCTCCGTTTTAGGACTTGCGGCTTCTCTTGGGATTTCTCAAGCGATTTTAGGAACTTCTTCCGCACCTTTGATCCTCTTGGGGATCACTACCTGGGGAATTGGGATCTCTTTTTCTAAAAAGGTGAGAAGTTTGAATACTTATCCGGTTGGATATTATTTTATTTTAATATTCTCCGTTGCCATCGGATTTTTGGCGGATTTTGGAAGTTTGGTTAAGGGGGCCTCCGGTGTGCTTTTAATCGTTCTCGCAACCATGTCGATTGCGATCCTTCTTCATTTGGTTTTTGGGATTTTGTTTAGAATTCCAGTGGATACTTGGATTATCACTTCCGTTTCCAGTATTTACGGTCCTGCGTTTGTGCCTTCTGTTGCCACGGCGATAGGTAATAGAGGTGTGTTGATCTTGGGGATTTTGACCGGTTTGGTCGGGTATGCAGTAGGAAATTATCTAGGTCTGGCGGTGTATTGGTTCTTGGCGAGGTAG
- a CDS encoding fatty acid desaturase family protein, producing MEASIQIRDLPFAKNRTLSLTVLFLFISFHYLLPLGLLLGGFSYWIAWVFAATLGPVSYTFWNLIHESIHGNFSNERKQNHFWGRLLCIVFGAPYSVLKCSHLMHHKFNREPGDRIEFYDPNSWKPRWFQSLNYYFRITVATYIFEVGTGLLLSLPSRWTKPMVDRFVEYPIEEGFFKWIYRPEILEELRKDVFWILVFYIPSFWLFGSDWPLLVFLLLSRSFFISFFDNAYHYGREINDKNSAFNLTLPKTVSAFFLHFNYHRIHHRFPGCSWDRLPKQMEVCGETWDKSFMEQAWSQWGGLLEPLDGKISK from the coding sequence ATGGAAGCTTCTATCCAGATCAGAGACCTCCCGTTTGCGAAAAACAGAACACTTTCGCTTACGGTCTTATTTCTATTTATCAGCTTCCATTATTTGTTACCTTTGGGACTCTTATTGGGTGGCTTTTCGTATTGGATCGCTTGGGTGTTTGCCGCAACATTGGGGCCGGTGTCTTATACTTTTTGGAATTTGATCCATGAAAGTATTCACGGGAATTTTTCGAACGAAAGAAAACAGAATCATTTTTGGGGAAGGTTACTTTGTATTGTGTTCGGGGCTCCTTATTCCGTTCTGAAATGTAGTCATCTGATGCACCATAAGTTCAATAGAGAGCCTGGTGATCGGATAGAATTTTATGATCCGAATTCTTGGAAGCCAAGATGGTTCCAAAGTTTGAATTATTATTTCAGAATTACTGTGGCGACTTACATTTTTGAAGTAGGGACAGGGCTTTTACTTTCTCTCCCTTCTCGTTGGACAAAACCGATGGTGGATCGTTTCGTTGAGTATCCGATTGAAGAAGGTTTCTTTAAGTGGATCTATCGTCCTGAAATTTTGGAAGAATTACGAAAGGATGTTTTTTGGATTTTGGTCTTTTATATTCCTTCTTTTTGGTTGTTCGGAAGCGACTGGCCTTTGTTGGTATTCCTGCTTTTGAGCAGGTCCTTTTTTATATCATTTTTTGATAATGCTTATCATTATGGGAGAGAAATTAATGATAAAAATTCGGCCTTTAATTTAACTCTACCCAAAACGGTAAGCGCGTTTTTTTTACATTTTAATTATCATAGAATTCATCATAGATTCCCAGGATGTTCCTGGGACCGATTACCGAAACAGATGGAGGTTTGCGGAGAAACCTGGGATAAAAGTTTTATGGAACAAGCATGGAGCCAATGGGGCGGGCTCTTAGAACCTTTGGATGGGAAAATTTCTAAATAA